A single genomic interval of Balaenoptera musculus isolate JJ_BM4_2016_0621 chromosome 14, mBalMus1.pri.v3, whole genome shotgun sequence harbors:
- the LOC118879876 gene encoding uncharacterized protein LOC118879876, whose product MIQRGQSLHPHALLGGRRAARIQVARVELLPSQAGPLATGPSAGQSGVRSFLPEHVLSAAVVSPAAPRNRTEFPIFRFVSRELSETCPYLPLGVDLILGLRFPGHRRPQAGLWACAVLPGAGQRTTQSHASPNTPLSLILSPLPHPTPPITPPTQPPSLIEPRTPSRPRYTPGGQRGWTAPVSCFNGGKTWKPSFRALGARKGARTPSRPTRHGARESSAKREPIL is encoded by the exons ATGATTCAGAGAGGTCAAAGCTTGCACCCACATGCCCTGCTTGGGGGCAGAAGAGCAGCAAGAATCCAAGTAGCCAGAGTCGAACTGCTCCCGAGCCAGGCTGGTCCTCTCGCCACCGGACCAAGCGCGGGGCAGTCGGGGGTTCGCAGCTTCTTGCCAGAGCACGTCTTGAGCGCAGCCGTGGTCTCGCCCGCAGCTCCGCGTAATCGCACAGAGTTCCCGATTTTTCGCTTTGTGTCTCGCGAGTTATCCGAGACTTGTCCGTACCTTCCTCTCGGGGTGGATCTCATCTTGGGTCTCAGGTTTCCTGGGCACAGAAGAccccaggctgggctctgggCTTGCGCAGTCCTGCCTGGAGCCGGACAAAGAACCACCCAATCCCACGCCTCTCCCAACACTCCTCTCAGCCTGATTCTatcccctctgccccaccccactccccccatTACACCGCCGACCCAACCCCCATCCCTAATCGAGCCGCGCACGCCCTCGCGCCCCAGGTACACTCCGGGTGGCCAGCGGGGGTGGACCGCTCCGGTGAGCTGCTTCAACGGAGGCAAAACCTGGAAGCCGTCTTTCAGAG CCCTAGGAGCCAGGAAAGGAGCGCGAACCCCAAGCCGGCCCACTCGCCACGGCGCACGAGAGAGCTCAGCGAAGCGGGAGCCCATCCTGTAA